In the Telopea speciosissima isolate NSW1024214 ecotype Mountain lineage chromosome 6, Tspe_v1, whole genome shotgun sequence genome, atccatgcTTTTATGCTCAGAAATGACCTTCAAACAAATGTTAATTTGCTCACCAAATTCATCATTGTGTGCTCTTCGGTTGCAGTTAATGTTAGACAGTGTGACCCAGCGGCTGGAATCAGGCATGCTCGCTGTGTATTTGATCATCGATGTCACAGGGATGACACATTTCTCTGCAATTCCATGATTAGAGCTCACGTCGACAGAAACCAATTTAAAGAGTCTGTGACCCTTTATAGAGGCCTTCGGAGCAAAACCCTTTTCGCCCCAGATGACTACACGTTCTCATCCTTAGTGAAGTCCTGTGGATTCAATTTGGCCATTAAAGAAGGACAGCAGCTCCATAATCAGGTGTTGAAGATGGGTTTTGGTTATGATTTGATCGTATCAACTGGAATTGTCGATATGTATGCTAAACTTGGAAATATGACATTGGCCAGAACCTTGTTCGATGAAATGCCTTACAAAAGTCAAGTGTCTTGGACAGCTATACTAGTTGGATATGCACGGACAGGGAAGGTGGAAATTGCAAGGGAGCTATTCAATCATATGCCTCAGAAAGATGCCGCAGCCTTCAATGCAATGATAGATGCTTTTGTCAAATCAGGGAATGTGGATTCTGCAAGGGAGTTGTTTAATGAGATGCCAGACAGGAACGTTGTCTCTTGGACTACTTTGATTTATGGGTATTGCAAGAATGGTGATCTCAAAGCTGCTAGATTACTCTTCAATGCAATGCCAGAGAAGAATCTGATCTCATGGAATGCAATCATTGGGGGTTACTGCCAGAACAAGCAACCTCAAGAGGCATTAGAATTGTTCAGGGAGATGCAATCATATGCTTCTCTTGAGCCAGATAAAGTTACTATTGTGAGCATTCTTCCAGCTATTGCTGATTTAGGAGCATTAGATTTGGGTGGTTGGATTCACAGATTTGTCAGGAGAAAGAAACTTGATAAAGTCAGGAACGTTTGCACTGCACTGGTGGACATGTATGCTAAATGTGGTGAAGTTCTGAAAGCAAAACAAGTTTTTGACAAGATGCATGATAGAGAAGCAGCTTCTTGGAATGCCATGATCAATGGGTTTGCCATCAATGGATGTGCCAAGGAGGCACTAGAAGTGTTCTTGGAGATGCAGAAGGAAGGAGTTGAGCCAAATGAGATAACCATGCTTGGGGTCTTGTCTGCTTGTAATCATGGTGGCCTGGTCAAGGAAGGGAAGAAGTGGTTTCAAGAAATGGAGGGGCATGGCCTCTCCCCAGGAGTCGAGCATTATGGTTGCCTTATAGATCTTTTGGGGAGGGCAGGGCATTTGGAGGAAGCTGAGCAATTGATTGAGAAAATGCCTTGTGAGATTAATGGGATAATCTTGAGCTCTTTTCTGTTTGCTTGTGGCTGCCGTGGAGATGTTCTTAGGGCTGAGAGGATGATGAAAAGAGCATTTGAAATGGAGCCAAAGAATGATGGGAATTATGTCATGTTGAGGAATTTGTATGCTGGggagagaagatggaaggatGCGGAGGATATTAAGGGATTGATGAGGAGGAACAGCGCCAGGAAAGAGGCTGGTTGCAGTGTCATCAAGGTTAATGGAGGCACTTGGGAATTTGTAGCAGGGGACAGAGTGCACCCCCAGTGGCATTTGATAAATTGGGTGCTGGGTCAATTATTGGTACATATGAGGGGAGAAACCACTTGATTATGTATACATGGAATGACAATTGAGACCTATTACCCATTACAACTCAAGAGAGCATAAGAAGTGACCAAACTCGAGACAGACCTCTAACAATGATTCTTATGAGTAATGTTTAACAAACACTTTTTATAGGGAATATGTGGTGGTTAACACAGAGTGGTACCTTCGCACTTAGGATAATGAGAATTTTGTAGCTGTAAGATATCTGTTTGATAAAATCTCTGAAAACAAAGATCTATTTCATAAAAAACTAAGAAGTTTCTTTATTCATCAGCAAAGCACTAAAAGGCAGCATTCCCCTTTTCCTTGATTAATGCAGACATTATATCATCATGTTGAGGATGGTAGTCACTTTACATTATACGCTTTGGATATAAAATAGTATTTCCTACTGtagaactatttttttttttaattctgccCATTTTATGTTGGGAAAAAGCGAGCCTCGGCAGAATCTTCaaatcaatgagaatgcttCTGGATTTCTCATCAGTTTTCACTGCATTGGAGGTTCAAGTGGTTAACTGCTCTTTTATTGCATCATGGCATACAaacagtaaaaaaataaaatatggattACACTGCTGCCGACGTAACTCCTAACCAAGTCAAGAAGCGAACAATTGCATAAAATACCAACTGAAATGTAGTTAAGATATAAACATTGAGGCTAAAAAGGCTAACACTCAAGTAAAGCACTGTTTAAAAAAGATGGTCCTCATGAACCTGTATTGTATATCACATTAGGTTAAAAGACGACCATGGAGCTGCACCAGGCAGTGAAGTgctcttattttatttggctAGCAAAAAATAAGAGATGATGCTACTTCATGCAGGTTTTGCCAATTTCGCTGCACATGTTCATGGCAACTGCACAGAAGAGTTTGTCATGTTGTCAAGCATTTGAACAGTTTCTTGATCAACCTTTTGCTTCATGACCTCATCATAGCGCGAGAAACTTGGTTGGTTTGTTGAGGCAAGAAGTCTAGCCCACATCCTGTCTGTCAGCTTAACTGTGTTTTGAGTCTCAGTCACACGCTGTACAACCATAGGACACCAACTAATATTACATTTCCATAATAGCTAAAACTCAGTTCCACGCTAGAACATATCAAAACTGTCAAACCCAAGTATGTAAAACCACTACTAGAGATGGAACCACTAGTGTAACAGATTCAAGAACAAGTATATGCATTAGAATCATGTAAAAGGCCCTattatcatgcatatacacaaTGATACACAACAGTGGGAGCCTTGTGAGCCGTATTCTAGTATTCTGCTGGCTCCTAAATCCTATCTGTAGCACCTCCTATTATGACTTGCCCAATTGGGGGATTCAGAAGAGATTTTCTTGTGATCGAGAGGGAGGTGTTACTTCTGATGTTTGTTTAAACTCCTTTTTGGAAATTTCCTAGTGAAATAACAATTTCATGCCAGGAATGTGACACAACGAAGATGTACAGTGATAAAGAAGATAATGATAATTCACAAAGTAACATCATAGAGCTTTTATTTTCCAAGATCCTTTGTTCAAAACTACCCAATATGACATCTAAATCAAGTCCGTGAGTTGAAATCCCATGCATGACTTTAGAATTTGTGAACATAGACAGGAACTACCAAAAAATAGGAGCCAAGTGGATACTTACATTGATTGGTATGTACGCATGTCTACTGTTTACCGGTCCAACTGTGAAGCCTGTGAACCCTGCCATGGCTCCATGAACTGCACTATGTGCAAGAAGAGTGCAGTAGATATTGTCCGATGCATTACTTGGAATAGCTCGGATCATGTATGTTGGATCTGCATAGAGAATTTCAAATGAAACCAAATACACAGGCAAAAGGTAAAATTTAGTATTATCTTAATAATTACCTATATACTTGAGATTTACTGCCATCTTTGGGTTCGTTGCGAAATGATCCTGTGGAAGAAAAATAGGAATCAATAAGGCAAcaaagaagtggaagaagagggaaggaaagaagaaaaaagagactGAGATCctacatatatatgtataaacACACCATAAAGAAgaatattcaaaactcaaaagtccATGCAAAAGATATAACACAtcataaaattaacaaaataacgGATGCAGATAGTAAGATTTTGGTtgggaataaaataatatataacagACAAGATTATAAAGCTGGTAGTCTGCACACAACCACTAAGTGTAAGAGGAAATGAGAAACAAGCTTCAGAGGGAGGCATTAGAAGGAGTTGACATGGTTCAGCCTCTCAACTCAAGTACAGTGACTCCATTAAGACCCTCTTGATTAGCAGCAAAAAACAGTTTATGTTGAGGTTCGGACAAGACATGTTTGAGACCTGATCTAGTGAGTCTGCTGGGCACAAAGAAAGAGGAAGTTCCAGGAGCTCCTCTGTTAGAGGTCAAG is a window encoding:
- the LOC122663947 gene encoding pentatricopeptide repeat-containing protein At2g44880-like, whose protein sequence is MREEQSLWSPIERKCLSLLQRRNTWNFLLQIHAFMLRNDLQTNVNLLTKFIIVCSSVAVNVRQCDPAAGIRHARCVFDHRCHRDDTFLCNSMIRAHVDRNQFKESVTLYRGLRSKTLFAPDDYTFSSLVKSCGFNLAIKEGQQLHNQVLKMGFGYDLIVSTGIVDMYAKLGNMTLARTLFDEMPYKSQVSWTAILVGYARTGKVEIARELFNHMPQKDAAAFNAMIDAFVKSGNVDSARELFNEMPDRNVVSWTTLIYGYCKNGDLKAARLLFNAMPEKNLISWNAIIGGYCQNKQPQEALELFREMQSYASLEPDKVTIVSILPAIADLGALDLGGWIHRFVRRKKLDKVRNVCTALVDMYAKCGEVLKAKQVFDKMHDREAASWNAMINGFAINGCAKEALEVFLEMQKEGVEPNEITMLGVLSACNHGGLVKEGKKWFQEMEGHGLSPGVEHYGCLIDLLGRAGHLEEAEQLIEKMPCEINGIILSSFLFACGCRGDVLRAERMMKRAFEMEPKNDGNYVMLRNLYAGERRWKDAEDIKGLMRRNSARKEAGCSVIKVNGGTWEFVAGDRVHPQWHLINWVLGQLLVHMRGETT